The following coding sequences are from one Paenibacillus stellifer window:
- a CDS encoding S-layer homology domain-containing protein — translation MFQTADVKAASLYKWSKVSTTGLESVAYGNGVYVGVTSAGKLAVSDDLLTWEALDVSALSLRSFAFVTFVNGKFFAGTYRGDSVPETSPKAFVLISDDGRHWTAGTGATNYSNYAFSTVAYGNGNYLLSSSNGGDLLKSPDGVSWTNISGTGALGRISDLQYLNGGFIGLTTADYVTSNIVTSANGTSWTTNTSGIGSNLNRLYSDGSLVLAGGSQGKIYKSPQGSDIPTIEASISGDLMNGTAYAANFVSFAFGAGQYMAVSSNNGVVAFSNNGLQWSTTSLSSASLRTAFFKDGTFFICSRDGVYKRVPASRPVIVTGAVTDITSDSVVIEGEVTSVGSDPVTERGVVYGTVPDPTTSDAKAVAGLSAEAGTFSATLNGLDENTVYYARAYAVNEVGVSYGSEISFTTLEPNRIPSAGNLSVSVTSGTYFEGELPGSDLDGDALTYTITSQGTQGTVSQSQAGSGAFTYTPELGAIGSDSFTYTVTDGKSVPVAGTVLVTILPSGAAGLTALQLQSVSLAPDFDPDILSYSATVANSVYSTTVTATVYGSGAKLLVNGLPYNGESIGLEVGANVITVSALAQDGVTEKQYRIEIEREEESLPASPTPEATPSPEASSTPEASPTPSPTVAPNPSASPTAAGIKVVIGNVPQELSATVRVNEQNGRTQAVIEVDNDKVIQGLIENKQNVLIEYPASADSVVVELNGQLVKLLEARQSTLQIVTDKAVYNLPANLLRIDEISSSLGNPQLLSDIKFSIELGSAAPADEQALKASAGKQAYTLLGPAIDFNIKAIYNGQSVNINRFNAYAERSIILPQGMDGSKITTAVVLNSDGTVSHIPTRVSVVNGRYTAAINSLTNSTYALVWKSATAYLDTERRWSRQDIEEMDSRYVLEGTGNDRFEPQRAISRAEYAAAVVRAFGLRAEGVSGTGKPASFTDVSGTAWYANPVSVAAGYGLLTGYENGAFQPDSPISRAEAAVVLARALKLANLEAASSEAAVQTELSKFKDGASVPAFARDAAALGVQLNLLRGEAGYLNLKAGVTREETAALLNRALKAAGLI, via the coding sequence ATGTTTCAGACCGCTGACGTTAAGGCAGCAAGCCTATACAAGTGGAGCAAAGTCTCGACAACTGGACTGGAGAGCGTGGCGTACGGCAACGGGGTTTATGTGGGTGTAACATCGGCGGGAAAGCTAGCGGTTTCTGACGACTTGCTGACGTGGGAAGCGCTTGACGTGTCCGCGTTATCCCTTCGGTCATTTGCTTTCGTTACCTTTGTCAACGGCAAGTTTTTCGCCGGGACGTACCGGGGAGACTCAGTGCCCGAGACGAGCCCCAAAGCCTTTGTCTTAATCTCGGATGATGGCAGACACTGGACGGCGGGGACGGGCGCAACGAATTATTCCAACTATGCTTTCTCAACGGTTGCCTATGGGAACGGTAACTATTTGCTGTCTTCCTCCAATGGAGGCGACCTTCTCAAGTCCCCAGACGGCGTATCTTGGACAAACATCTCCGGAACCGGTGCCCTTGGCAGAATCAGTGATCTGCAATATTTGAACGGTGGCTTTATCGGACTTACGACAGCTGATTATGTCACTAGCAACATTGTAACCTCAGCCAATGGAACGTCCTGGACGACAAATACCTCGGGCATTGGAAGCAATCTCAACCGCTTGTACTCGGACGGCAGCCTGGTTTTGGCAGGCGGAAGTCAGGGGAAAATTTACAAGAGCCCGCAGGGATCGGATATTCCAACTATTGAAGCGTCAATAAGCGGAGATTTGATGAATGGCACCGCTTATGCCGCCAACTTCGTTTCTTTCGCGTTCGGAGCAGGACAATATATGGCCGTATCCTCCAATAATGGCGTTGTGGCTTTCTCCAACAATGGTTTGCAGTGGAGTACGACATCACTTTCTTCCGCTTCGTTGAGAACAGCATTTTTTAAAGACGGAACATTCTTTATCTGCTCCCGGGATGGCGTCTATAAACGTGTGCCTGCATCGCGGCCAGTGATCGTTACTGGAGCAGTAACGGACATAACCTCCGATTCGGTCGTGATCGAAGGTGAAGTAACTTCCGTCGGCAGTGATCCGGTTACGGAGCGCGGCGTTGTGTACGGAACCGTTCCGGATCCGACAACCAGCGATGCAAAGGCTGTGGCCGGACTGTCTGCCGAAGCGGGGACGTTCAGCGCTACCCTTAACGGGCTGGACGAAAACACCGTCTATTATGCCAGAGCTTATGCCGTTAATGAGGTCGGGGTCTCCTACGGCTCCGAGATTTCGTTCACGACTCTTGAACCGAACCGGATTCCGTCCGCTGGCAATTTGAGCGTCAGCGTTACATCTGGAACTTACTTCGAGGGCGAGCTTCCAGGGAGCGACCTGGATGGAGATGCTCTGACTTACACGATTACCTCGCAAGGGACCCAGGGGACGGTCAGTCAGTCGCAGGCAGGAAGCGGTGCCTTTACCTATACGCCTGAATTGGGTGCGATTGGCAGCGACAGCTTCACCTATACGGTTACCGACGGCAAATCTGTGCCAGTAGCGGGAACGGTGCTGGTGACCATTCTGCCTTCAGGTGCGGCAGGATTGACGGCGCTTCAACTGCAATCGGTCTCCCTTGCTCCAGATTTTGACCCGGATATTCTCTCTTACTCGGCAACCGTAGCCAACAGCGTGTACAGCACGACAGTTACTGCTACGGTGTACGGCAGCGGGGCGAAATTGCTGGTTAACGGCCTTCCTTACAATGGAGAGTCTATCGGGCTGGAGGTCGGCGCCAATGTCATAACGGTTTCGGCACTTGCCCAGGATGGTGTAACGGAGAAACAGTACCGGATCGAGATCGAACGTGAGGAGGAATCGTTACCTGCGAGTCCTACGCCGGAAGCGACTCCTTCACCGGAAGCAAGCTCTACACCGGAAGCGAGTCCTACGCCGTCTCCGACTGTAGCACCGAATCCTTCCGCTTCGCCCACAGCCGCAGGCATTAAGGTTGTTATCGGCAATGTTCCTCAGGAATTGTCGGCAACGGTACGCGTAAATGAACAAAATGGCAGAACGCAAGCAGTTATTGAGGTTGACAATGATAAGGTCATTCAAGGGTTGATTGAGAACAAGCAAAATGTGCTGATCGAGTATCCGGCTTCTGCGGATTCCGTTGTTGTCGAGCTTAATGGACAACTGGTCAAGCTGCTTGAGGCTAGACAATCCACTCTGCAGATTGTAACGGACAAAGCGGTGTACAATCTGCCTGCGAATCTGTTAAGAATTGATGAGATTTCGTCAAGCCTAGGCAATCCGCAGCTGTTATCCGATATCAAGTTCAGCATCGAGCTTGGCAGCGCGGCGCCAGCCGACGAGCAGGCGCTAAAGGCATCGGCTGGCAAGCAGGCTTATACGCTCCTTGGTCCGGCGATCGACTTCAACATCAAGGCGATCTATAACGGCCAAAGTGTGAATATCAACCGGTTCAACGCATATGCTGAACGTTCCATCATCCTGCCTCAAGGTATGGACGGCTCCAAAATCACTACGGCTGTCGTCCTGAATAGTGACGGAACGGTTTCTCATATTCCGACCAGGGTGTCTGTTGTGAACGGTCGCTATACGGCGGCGATCAATAGCTTGACGAACAGCACTTACGCGCTCGTGTGGAAGTCGGCTACCGCATATCTGGATACAGAACGGCGCTGGAGCCGGCAGGATATCGAAGAGATGGATTCCCGTTACGTTTTGGAAGGAACAGGCAATGATCGATTCGAACCGCAGCGTGCGATTTCGCGCGCAGAGTACGCGGCTGCTGTAGTCAGAGCATTCGGCCTGCGGGCAGAGGGTGTCTCCGGGACAGGCAAGCCGGCTTCCTTTACGGATGTGTCCGGAACCGCCTGGTACGCGAACCCGGTATCGGTTGCCGCCGGGTATGGCCTCCTCACCGGCTATGAGAACGGCGCTTTCCAGCCGGACAGCCCGATCAGCCGCGCCGAGGCCGCCGTCGTGCTTGCCCGTGCGTTGAAGCTGGCTAACCTTGAAGCTGCCAGCAGTGAAGCCGCAGTGCAGACGGAGCTGTCCAAGTTCAAGGACGGCGCATCTGTTCCCGCCTTTGCGCGTGACGCCGCAGCACTCGGGGTTCAGCTCAATCTTCTTCGGGGCGAAGCCGGTTATCTGAACCTGAAAGCCGGCGTTACTCGTGAAGAGACGGCTGCGCTGCTCAACCGCGCACTGAAAGCGGCGGGTTTGATCTAG
- a CDS encoding winged helix-turn-helix transcriptional regulator has product MIEEDLVNVRPFAYAMSLIDGKWKVLILFWLWKKEILRYGELKRALGTITHKMLSGQLKELEKDDLVIRKEYPQVPPKVEYKLSQKGQTLMPVLQTLCTWGTDHMDDK; this is encoded by the coding sequence ATGATCGAAGAAGATCTTGTTAACGTTAGACCGTTTGCATATGCCATGTCATTAATTGACGGGAAATGGAAAGTGCTTATCTTGTTTTGGTTATGGAAAAAAGAAATATTACGATATGGTGAGTTGAAAAGAGCTTTGGGCACTATTACACACAAAATGCTAAGCGGCCAGCTTAAGGAATTAGAAAAAGATGATCTGGTCATCCGCAAAGAGTATCCGCAAGTGCCGCCGAAAGTAGAATATAAGCTGTCACAAAAAGGTCAAACGCTGATGCCTGTCTTGCAAACACTTTGTACCTGGGGTACCGATCATATGGATGATAAATAG
- a CDS encoding PaaX family transcriptional regulator C-terminal domain-containing protein, with protein sequence MVSLEKQILYMIQHRHEITASELIHIYKDRGKSKQTIRNALSTLKQKGYILSKDRKYTLTESGAGVIRSLQLKISGENKAWDGRWHFVMFSIPEQLRSLRNTFRRELVQIGYGLLYDGVFICPYNRNTSVLEVAKRTGLEEWIRMGSVELEYGPITASLAEQIWPVQTIHEKYDQFIEWANVKLEEWSALLNPFTVVSPWNVLLQVLELGERFGEILLEDPFLPKELLPENWLMEKAWDLYDKHLNQLIPLLRSDSHLFSLIVPVD encoded by the coding sequence ATGGTCTCTTTAGAGAAACAAATCCTGTACATGATCCAGCATCGCCACGAAATTACAGCATCTGAACTGATTCATATCTACAAGGATCGGGGTAAATCAAAACAAACGATTCGTAACGCCCTTTCCACGCTTAAGCAAAAAGGATATATCCTTTCAAAGGATCGGAAATATACGCTCACAGAATCGGGTGCGGGCGTTATACGGAGCCTCCAGCTTAAGATCTCCGGCGAGAATAAGGCCTGGGATGGGCGCTGGCATTTTGTCATGTTCAGCATTCCCGAACAGCTTCGCTCCCTGCGGAACACCTTTCGGCGGGAGCTGGTACAAATCGGCTACGGTCTGTTATACGACGGCGTGTTCATTTGTCCCTATAATCGGAACACATCTGTACTGGAGGTTGCCAAACGAACCGGGTTGGAAGAATGGATTCGGATGGGCAGCGTTGAACTTGAATATGGCCCGATCACAGCCTCCCTTGCCGAGCAAATTTGGCCAGTCCAAACCATTCATGAAAAATACGATCAATTTATCGAGTGGGCGAACGTTAAGTTAGAAGAATGGTCGGCTTTACTCAATCCGTTCACGGTGGTATCCCCATGGAATGTGTTGCTGCAGGTTTTGGAGCTTGGGGAGAGATTCGGTGAAATTTTGCTGGAAGACCCTTTTTTGCCGAAAGAATTATTGCCGGAAAATTGGCTGATGGAGAAAGCCTGGGACTTATACGATAAGCATTTAAATCAGCTTATTCCCTTGCTTCGAAGCGATAGCCATTTATTTTCCTTAATCGTTCCGGTGGATTGA
- a CDS encoding IS1182 family transposase encodes MIRQQQTLILSPYAALYDIVVPKDNMLRQINDLVDFTFIYEELEKKYCLDNGRNAIDPIRMFKYLLLKAIFELSDVDIVERSKYDLSFKFFLGMAPEDSVIDPSSLTKFRKLRLKDMNLLDMLIGKTVELAIEQNILKSNSIIVDATHTKARYNQKTPQEILQDRARKLRKAVYTMDESAKAKMPAKNTTSELEDELTYCQKLVHFIENESGIAQVPKILEPLNLLKETVADDVEQLRLAADPDARVGHKSADSAFFGYKTHLAMTEERIITAAVITTGEQNDGKQLQTLIEKSVAAGMQVKTVIGDTAYSEKGNIAYTKTNEIELVSKLNPLITQGARKKEDEFLFNKDAGMYVCPAGHMAIRKARQGKKGEGQNQQTTYYFDVDQCKRCPLREGCYKEGAKSKTYSVTIKSEEHTEQMAFQETEYFKTKAKERYKIEAKNSELKHGHGYDVAISSGLLGMQLQGAMAIFAVNLKRILKIAE; translated from the coding sequence ATGATACGGCAACAACAAACTTTAATCCTGAGTCCTTACGCGGCATTGTATGACATCGTTGTACCAAAGGACAATATGCTTCGTCAAATTAACGATTTGGTGGACTTCACTTTCATATACGAGGAACTCGAAAAGAAATACTGCTTGGACAATGGACGCAACGCCATTGACCCTATTCGCATGTTTAAATACTTGCTTCTGAAGGCAATCTTTGAATTGTCTGACGTAGATATTGTTGAGCGTTCAAAGTACGACCTCTCGTTCAAATTTTTTCTTGGCATGGCACCAGAAGACTCGGTAATCGACCCCAGTTCTCTGACGAAATTCCGTAAACTGCGGTTGAAAGACATGAATCTCTTGGACATGCTCATTGGTAAGACCGTAGAACTTGCCATCGAGCAGAATATCCTGAAGAGCAACTCCATCATCGTCGACGCAACGCATACGAAAGCACGCTACAACCAAAAAACGCCCCAAGAAATTTTGCAAGACCGTGCACGTAAATTACGAAAAGCCGTGTATACCATGGATGAATCGGCCAAGGCCAAGATGCCGGCAAAGAATACGACGAGCGAACTCGAGGATGAACTTACATACTGCCAAAAACTCGTCCACTTCATCGAAAACGAGAGCGGCATTGCACAGGTGCCCAAAATTCTGGAGCCGCTCAACCTGCTAAAAGAAACGGTTGCGGATGATGTTGAGCAGCTTCGTTTGGCGGCAGATCCGGATGCGCGCGTGGGACATAAGAGTGCAGATTCCGCGTTTTTTGGATACAAAACTCATCTTGCGATGACCGAAGAACGGATCATTACAGCGGCTGTAATTACAACAGGCGAACAGAATGACGGCAAGCAATTGCAGACGCTCATCGAAAAGAGCGTAGCGGCTGGCATGCAGGTCAAAACGGTGATTGGGGATACAGCCTATTCAGAAAAAGGAAATATTGCTTACACGAAAACAAATGAAATTGAACTGGTTTCCAAACTAAATCCGCTCATTACGCAGGGCGCGCGAAAGAAAGAAGACGAATTTTTGTTCAACAAAGATGCAGGCATGTACGTATGTCCAGCTGGACACATGGCCATTCGGAAGGCTCGGCAAGGCAAGAAGGGCGAGGGCCAAAACCAGCAGACTACCTATTATTTTGATGTGGATCAATGCAAGCGTTGCCCGCTTAGGGAAGGCTGCTACAAAGAAGGAGCCAAGAGCAAGACCTACTCCGTAACGATTAAATCTGAAGAGCACACGGAGCAGATGGCGTTCCAGGAAACGGAGTATTTTAAGACAAAAGCGAAGGAACGTTACAAAATTGAAGCGAAGAACAGTGAGCTTAAACATGGACACGGGTATGATGTAGCGATATCCTCGGGTCTGCTTGGCATGCAGTTACAAGGTGCGATGGCCATATTTGCTGTAAACCTAAAACGAATATTAAAGATAGCAGAGTAA
- a CDS encoding acyltransferase: protein MISDIPAYTIAVGQPAKVLKVREIERDEAPGFSDFLAHIRNQPISAPNAVGAQIGQRAFITACLSAGTDFRMGEDGILIGQKNENNEGGIVAGQHVSLGKQVILEALGGIRIGDATRIGDDVLIMTTTHDYGLLSLPQLRRPVSIGSNVEIGHGSIVIGGVTIGNGATILPGSLVIRDVKTNETVSGVPARPCLHDGMNSWN, encoded by the coding sequence GTGATCTCGGATATACCCGCCTATACGATTGCTGTCGGGCAGCCAGCCAAAGTCTTGAAGGTGAGAGAAATCGAAAGGGATGAAGCGCCAGGCTTCTCAGATTTCCTTGCCCATATCCGCAACCAGCCGATTTCGGCTCCTAATGCAGTCGGGGCACAAATTGGACAGCGAGCGTTCATCACGGCTTGTCTTTCTGCCGGTACCGACTTCCGTATGGGAGAGGACGGTATTCTGATCGGACAGAAAAATGAGAATAATGAAGGCGGAATTGTTGCCGGACAACATGTATCACTGGGCAAGCAGGTAATTCTTGAGGCTCTAGGTGGAATTCGGATCGGTGATGCCACCCGCATTGGTGATGATGTTCTGATTATGACAACAACGCATGACTATGGACTGCTCAGTTTACCGCAGTTGCGCAGGCCTGTCTCTATTGGCTCCAACGTGGAAATCGGACACGGAAGCATCGTGATTGGAGGAGTAACTATCGGTAACGGAGCGACCATTCTTCCTGGCTCTCTCGTTATTCGGGATGTCAAAACAAATGAAACAGTTTCCGGAGTACCAGCTCGCCCCTGTCTGCATGATGGAATGAATTCATGGAATTGA
- a CDS encoding prenyltransferase/squalene oxidase repeat-containing protein produces the protein MSLLVESKSQLDFLWDSLVDREYGGVLTSVDANGADFICDDKRLEDQALALLAFAGTSRYPERAHSIAQSLLNLRDPQYPGYLELTDRYWRPHAAGFVKTLSHQLFTTLALLEYGIRFNREQEVQEAYLLLDDILQAARTHKFARLIDRDWGTVLDDHRDLKTVAAASLVLERAGRFNKSRNYSEDWDFVTEHLTRFVDEEHGGVHDLLTSEGRPNLIAGKRLDSMALAAYALARLGKSLNSSAFLDKAEQILEFIHAHMLHPMFGGYWDRSATDGKVQVDGIQGYYGNVSPFPVLKVSDHAILLLAAHEIGVQAKKDTVLEVARVATAVIRNYTDQRLGGTFLGQGNWFSTPVDPTVPLGRHFWVPPFTPGSFHAGNFAYLPLQQKQALTQAWTGFALEASADTVLKVGSNGDVSGPVSASEALRIEEDYLEDNLTSSIKSLEDPLIDIPHYIQWLEQTKSGGGYGLTPYRSPLGYRSDRSSQVFSTLHVLADFHVLKKEVVDKSILVDTIRLCQNPDGGFGEQPGHPSEAFTTYCGVLSLHILGEAPTNPDACINYLRSCQNQDGGFGNAPGYRSDVWHTNLSVAALQALGSSPADPAACVGFIVSCSDDQGAYSIHPGAPVDTFSAYRAISSLYLLGYHPPQQEKTANWLKSQQTTDGGFVYSTGRSLSFVGSYHAIAALYLLGELPANVTACKKWMADHQNPDGGFGRQLGGISDTTDEGFICLHSTYMLDNALSRYWVAIVS, from the coding sequence ATGAGCCTATTGGTGGAAAGCAAGAGTCAATTGGACTTTTTATGGGATTCATTAGTGGATCGGGAGTATGGCGGCGTACTGACCTCCGTAGACGCAAATGGCGCAGATTTCATCTGCGACGACAAGCGGCTGGAAGATCAAGCCTTGGCGCTGTTAGCATTTGCCGGAACTTCACGCTATCCTGAACGCGCACATTCGATTGCTCAGAGTTTATTGAACCTTCGAGATCCGCAATATCCGGGGTATCTGGAACTGACAGACCGGTATTGGCGACCGCACGCAGCCGGCTTTGTCAAGACACTCAGTCACCAGTTATTTACTACGCTGGCGCTCTTGGAATACGGCATTCGCTTTAACCGTGAGCAGGAGGTACAGGAAGCTTACCTGCTGCTGGACGATATTTTGCAAGCGGCGCGAACGCACAAGTTCGCACGGCTGATTGACCGGGATTGGGGTACTGTACTTGACGACCATCGCGATCTCAAGACAGTCGCTGCAGCCTCCCTTGTATTGGAGCGGGCAGGGAGATTCAATAAAAGCAGGAACTATTCCGAAGATTGGGATTTTGTCACTGAACACCTGACAAGGTTCGTTGACGAGGAGCACGGAGGCGTGCATGATCTGCTCACTTCAGAAGGAAGGCCAAATCTGATTGCGGGAAAACGGCTTGATTCCATGGCGCTGGCCGCCTACGCGTTGGCCCGTCTGGGGAAATCGCTGAACTCGTCCGCATTCCTGGATAAGGCAGAGCAAATCCTTGAGTTTATCCATGCGCATATGCTTCATCCGATGTTTGGCGGCTATTGGGATCGATCGGCTACGGATGGCAAGGTGCAAGTAGACGGTATTCAAGGCTATTACGGAAATGTATCTCCATTTCCGGTATTGAAGGTAAGCGATCATGCGATTTTGCTGCTTGCCGCTCACGAAATCGGAGTACAGGCAAAGAAGGATACTGTTCTGGAGGTTGCTCGAGTTGCTACGGCTGTAATCCGGAATTACACCGATCAGCGGCTTGGAGGGACTTTCCTTGGGCAAGGGAACTGGTTCTCGACACCTGTGGACCCGACAGTTCCTCTGGGCCGACATTTTTGGGTGCCTCCTTTTACCCCCGGATCATTTCATGCAGGAAATTTCGCTTATTTGCCTCTTCAGCAAAAACAAGCCCTTACGCAGGCGTGGACCGGATTTGCTCTGGAAGCATCGGCCGATACCGTGCTGAAGGTGGGCTCAAACGGTGATGTTTCCGGTCCTGTCTCAGCTTCCGAAGCATTACGGATTGAAGAAGATTATCTGGAAGACAATCTCACAAGCAGTATCAAGAGTCTTGAAGACCCCCTGATCGACATTCCTCATTATATTCAATGGCTGGAGCAGACGAAAAGCGGCGGCGGCTATGGATTGACACCTTATCGTTCGCCCCTTGGCTACCGTTCTGACCGATCAAGCCAAGTGTTTTCGACGCTGCATGTACTCGCAGATTTTCATGTGTTGAAGAAGGAAGTAGTAGATAAATCGATCTTGGTGGACACCATTCGCTTGTGCCAAAATCCCGATGGGGGCTTTGGCGAACAGCCGGGTCATCCGAGTGAGGCTTTTACAACCTATTGCGGTGTGTTGTCTTTGCATATTCTGGGAGAAGCTCCGACTAATCCTGACGCTTGCATCAATTACTTGCGCAGTTGCCAGAATCAAGATGGCGGTTTTGGCAACGCACCCGGTTATCGCAGCGATGTGTGGCATACGAATCTGTCTGTCGCCGCGCTTCAGGCGCTTGGGTCAAGTCCGGCCGATCCGGCGGCATGCGTCGGCTTCATCGTATCTTGCTCAGATGATCAGGGGGCATATAGTATTCATCCCGGCGCCCCCGTTGATACCTTTTCAGCCTACCGTGCCATCAGCTCGCTCTATCTGCTTGGCTATCATCCGCCACAACAGGAGAAAACGGCGAATTGGTTGAAATCTCAACAGACGACAGATGGCGGCTTTGTCTATAGCACGGGCCGATCTTTGAGTTTCGTGGGCAGCTACCATGCCATCGCGGCGCTGTATCTCTTGGGTGAGCTTCCCGCTAACGTGACGGCTTGCAAAAAGTGGATGGCCGATCACCAAAACCCGGACGGAGGATTCGGCAGACAGCTTGGAGGAATTTCCGATACTACTGATGAAGGCTTCATTTGCCTGCATAGTACCTATATGTTGGATAATGCCTTAAGCCGATATTGGGTCGCTATAGTTTCTTGA
- a CDS encoding chorismate pyruvate-lyase family protein: protein MGANTDHLFGYRGDREKTVGRRFEDILLQNDGSTTKMLELIIGGEVTIKVHDQDWIFRKELPLGFFFPIEGSGPFIRRVTSLYYQDEVISSNLVFGNPDAISADLQERLIQGTLPIGKLIKEIEYRRDILFADYQESDQIRSVYPPGLLPEDGYPIKKYLMIRDGQWWFYIMEVFHMKTILSHMESDLNKQII from the coding sequence ATGGGAGCCAATACTGACCATTTGTTTGGGTACAGAGGAGATAGAGAAAAGACGGTAGGCAGGCGGTTTGAGGATATTCTTCTGCAGAACGATGGTTCCACGACCAAGATGCTGGAACTGATTATTGGCGGAGAGGTAACGATCAAGGTTCACGATCAAGACTGGATTTTCCGAAAAGAGCTGCCACTTGGTTTTTTCTTCCCGATCGAAGGTTCTGGTCCGTTCATCCGGCGTGTGACATCGCTTTATTATCAGGACGAAGTCATTTCTTCCAATCTTGTGTTCGGTAATCCGGATGCCATTAGTGCAGATTTGCAAGAAAGGCTCATTCAAGGCACTCTGCCGATTGGAAAACTGATTAAGGAGATTGAATACCGTCGGGACATTCTTTTTGCCGATTATCAGGAAAGCGACCAAATCCGTTCTGTCTACCCTCCCGGCTTGCTGCCTGAGGACGGATATCCGATCAAGAAGTACCTGATGATCCGGGACGGACAATGGTGGTTTTACATCATGGAAGTGTTTCATATGAAAACCATTTTGTCCCACATGGAGTCGGATCTGAACAAGCAGATTATTTGA
- the rfbB gene encoding dTDP-glucose 4,6-dehydratase → MRIMVTGGAGFIGSNFLNRYVPLFPLHDFINVDSLTYAGNPENLRDIQTADNYFFEQADIAERQQIERVFLKYNPDTIIHFAAESHVDRSIQGPGEFLRTNIWGTYELLELARKFWNPEDPHRFHHVSTDEVFGSLGKEGFFSEETAYSPNSPYSASKASSDHLVRAYHHTYGVPVTITNCSNNYGPYQHVEKLIPKVLQQLWNEQPVPIYGDGSNVRDWLYVEDHCDAIWKVMQDGRLGDTYLVGGNNEKTNLELALHLCELMADYTGKETETYKSLITFVTDRPGHDQRYALEADKIKKELGWSPRETIESGLRKTVQWYLSNPLHFETRELV, encoded by the coding sequence ATGAGAATAATGGTTACAGGCGGTGCCGGTTTTATCGGCTCCAACTTTTTGAATCGGTACGTCCCGCTCTTTCCCCTTCACGACTTTATTAATGTGGACAGTCTGACTTATGCCGGAAATCCGGAAAATTTACGCGATATACAGACGGCGGATAATTACTTCTTTGAACAAGCGGATATTGCGGAGCGGCAGCAGATTGAGCGCGTCTTTCTGAAGTACAATCCCGATACAATCATTCATTTTGCGGCTGAGAGCCATGTGGACCGAAGTATTCAAGGCCCCGGCGAGTTTCTGCGGACTAACATCTGGGGGACGTATGAGCTTCTGGAGCTGGCCAGAAAGTTTTGGAATCCGGAGGACCCTCACCGGTTCCATCATGTCAGCACCGACGAAGTGTTCGGTTCGCTTGGTAAGGAGGGCTTTTTCTCCGAAGAGACGGCGTACTCGCCGAACAGCCCGTATTCTGCATCGAAGGCGAGCAGCGATCATCTGGTAAGAGCCTATCATCATACCTATGGTGTGCCGGTGACGATCACGAACTGCTCCAACAACTACGGCCCTTATCAGCATGTCGAGAAACTGATTCCAAAAGTTCTTCAGCAGCTTTGGAATGAACAGCCGGTGCCGATTTACGGAGATGGCAGCAACGTTCGCGATTGGCTCTATGTAGAGGATCATTGCGATGCGATCTGGAAGGTCATGCAGGACGGTCGCCTCGGGGATACTTATCTGGTTGGCGGCAATAACGAGAAGACCAATCTTGAGTTGGCCCTACACTTGTGCGAGCTGATGGCGGATTATACGGGCAAGGAGACGGAGACGTATAAAAGCCTCATTACGTTCGTCACCGACCGACCGGGGCATGATCAGCGGTATGCTTTGGAAGCAGACAAAATCAAAAAGGAGCTTGGCTGGTCGCCGCGGGAAACGATTGAGAGCGGACTTCGTAAAACGGTCCAGTGGTACCTGTCAAATCCTCTCCATTTCGAAACCAGAGAGCTTGTATGA